In Deltaproteobacteria bacterium, the DNA window GTGGCGTCTATCTGAATTTGAACCCGATTTATATCTAGTTATTCACAGAATAGCGTATACTTGTGTATACGTATGAATAAGTCGGTATAATTGGAGGCGAAGCCTTGGACAAGATCGCCAACCCTTTTTCGCCTGGTGCCGGATCCCCACCACCGGAACTCGTAGGTCGCGATGACATTCTGGAGCGGACGCGGGTTTTATTGGGGCGTACTCGCCTGAAGCGCCCTGAGAAGAGTTTTTTGTTAACGGGGTTGCGTGGTGTCGGCAAGACTGTGCTTCTCAACGAGATGGAGCGACTGGCTCGGGGCAATGGCTACCGAACGATCCTGATCGAGGCTCACGAGGAAAAACCGTTATCCATCCTTCTCGCTTCGCAACTGCGTCGTCTTCTATTCGAATTGGATCGCCTTGCCGGCATGGGCGACAAGGTCCGTCGTGGCTTGGCTACCTTGAAAGGCTTCATCGGCGCCATCAAAGTGAAGGTTGGTGACGTCGAGTTTGGGCTGGACATCGAACCCGAATTGGGAGCGGCGGATAGCGGGGACATTGAGGTCGATTTGCCCAACCTCTTCGTGGCGGTGGGAGAAGCTGCCGAAGAACGCCAGGCTCCTGTGGTCATCCTGGTCGACGAAATCCAATACCTGAAAAAAGAAGAACTGAGCGCACTTATTATGGCTTTGCACAAGATGCAGCAGCGCCAGCTTCCCATGGTATTGATTGGTGCCGGCCTTCCAATTTTGCCTGCGCTTGCAGGTGAATCGAAGTCCTACGCGGAGCGCCTGTTCAATTTCCCTGTTATCGGACCCCTTACGGAAACCGAAGCGTTCAAGGCTCTTCAGGATCCGGTCAAAAAAGCCGGAGTGGAGTTCGAAGCAGCAGCATTGGCGGAGATTTATCGCCTGACCCAAGGATACCCTTACTTTCTTCAGGAATGGGGATACCAGGCATGGAATCAAGCCACAGCCTCGCCAATTACGCTTCAAGTGGTTACAGTGGCTACGGAGACGGTCATTCGCCGTCTTGACGAAAACTTCTTCCGTGTCCGGTTTGATCGACTGACGCCACGCGAGAAGCAGTACTTGCGGGCGATGGCATATCTCGGCCTCGGTGCACGTCGGAGCGGTGACATTGCCGATGTCCTTGGAGTGCAAATCGGGAGTCTTGGCCCCGTCCGCGCCAAGTTGATCAGCAAGGGAATGATCTACAGTCCTTCCCACGGCAACATGGACTTTACCGTCCCGTTGTTCGACGAGTTCATGCTTCGGGCAATTCCAGAGTTTGAATCTCGCGCATGATGGAGTCGCGAAATACGGCTTCGAAATCGGCACGTGCTTTCCGGTGGGAGTTTATCCCCCGGTTCCGACGCGGCGCCTTCGGATGGCGCGGTTCGGCGCTTGCCTGTCAGCGGGTCCGGCAGGCAGTTGCCGAGATTCGTAAGGTTGCAAGGAAAGATCCTGCCCTCGCGGGGGAGGGGGCGGTCCGATTCCTTGAGCGCGTCTCAGGGGCGCTCGAACAGATAGATAGCTCCTCCGGCGCCATCGGCAACTCCGTCTACGGCGCGATATTGGATCTGGTGCCGATCGTCTCCTCTGCTCCGGTCGACGAAAAAGGCCGCAATGCATGGATGGACCGTCTGTGGAAAGCGCATGAGGACGACCAGATCCCCTACATCGAATCCCTCACGGATCACTGGGGGGAACTGTGCGCCTCAAGGGAAATCGCCTCGAAGTGGGCCGACGAGTTGCTCCCGTTCGTCAAGAAGGTTTTTGGGCAGGGTTCGTCGCCGGGCGTCCATTTCCACGGGACCACGGCTGTTCTGAGCGTGCTCCTCTTTGCCGGCCGCCACGAGGAGTTACTGGAACTCCTGGACCTCGACCGGCTTCGGTGGTGGTATTACCGAGCCTTTGGCGCGAAGGCGCTGGTGGCGATGGGGCGGAAGGCCGAAGCCGTCCGCTATGCCGAAGCGTGCCGTGGCCTCAACGCCCCCGATGCCGCGATCTCCAGTTTCTGCGAGGAGGTCCTCCTTTCCTCCGGTATGGTAGTTGAGGCATACGAGCGGTACGGTTTGGCAACAGGTCAACGTCAGACATACCTGGCGACTTTTCGTGCGATTGCGAAGCGGTATCCCCACAAGGATCCCCGGCAGATTTTGGACGACCTGATCGCGAGTACGCCGGGCGCGGAAGGGAAGTGGTTCGCCGCGGCGCGGGAAGCCGCATTCCTGGACACCGCGTTGAGGCTGGCCGAGTCTTCTCCTTGCGATCCGAAGACGCTAACGCGCGCTGTTCGGGACCATGGCAAGTCCGACCCGGATTTCGCCGTGGGGGTCGGGCTTGCCGCCCTTCGATGGATTTCCGCCGGTTACGGGTACGAGTTGACCGGCTTAGATGTGGTTACCGCAGCTCGATTCACGATCGAGGCGGCCCGGAATTCAGGCCGGGTGGGAGAGGTGCAGGACCGCATCCGCGCGATGATCGCGGATGAAGGGCGTCGGCCGGGAGAGGGAACCCTGTACCGCTTTTTAGGGAAGGATCAGGCATCCCGGAACGGCCCTGTGGCTTAAACCGGTATGCTCTTGACCCAGCGCAGAGCCCGTAAGACCGTCGTTCGGTCGACATTAAGTGCTGCTGCAATTCGGTTGGGGTTCATATTTAACTCTTCGAAATGTAAGGCCTTTGGGGCTATCGTGATATAGGTTGGCACGTCTGCAGGTTCCATAAGCATTGCCTCAAAGGGCACCTCCCCCTCGGTTCGAATGCTTTGCGACCGCCTCCACCCACAATCCTTAGCTTATATCCGCATCGGTGTTGCTGAGAATACGGAATTTCGGGATTATCTTGATTGCAACCCGTTATGGGCTGTTCGGAGAGGGCCGCCCGCCATCAGGAGGAGAACTGGCTTCGGTAGACGGTTTTGTAGTGCGCCAGCTTCGTCTCCAGTTCCCGCACCTTCTCGTCCAGCCCCGTTTTGCGGGCCAGGACGATGGCTTCGGCCAGGCTTTCCTTGCAGTCGCTGTAGGCCGCGGGCGCCCCGAGAAACGGCCGGGCATTCGCGAGCTGGTGGTAGAGCAGGCAGATGTCCCGCTCCACCAGCTGCGCCGCGATGTGCGGGACCCGTTCGTCGACCGATTTACTCTTATCAGACACCCGCTCCTCCCGAACGATCGCCGGCCCGCGATTGATGCCTTACGTGTTCAGACGACCATGGCAATCGCGTGGCATCCCCCGGCCTTCGCGATGCAATGCCACGGATGCCGGAAGATATATAACACGGAGAACCGGCATGTCGTAACCGGGTTTTGATATCAATAGGGCAAGAGAACCCCACCTGTATACATAGCGACTTTCCGTATCTTTCCCGGTTAGTAACAGTATCCCATCCGCTTGACATGCCTGCCATAAGGCAGTACGATGTCGCCATGTGGCAATAATTGCACGTGTTGACCGCATCGGGAGGGAACACATGGAGGCCATACTTCGAATTTGCGAGGTTTTGGGAGGAGACCGGGTTCTGGGAAGAAAGATCCAATCTCCGTTCGATCTCGATGAAGCCGTAAAGCACGGGCTTCCGTTTTCCTCCTTCGAACGGGTGTGCGAGAAGATCGCCCTGAGCGCCGCCGAGGCCATCGATCTGGTCGCCTCCTCGTCCCGAACAATGGCTCGGCGGAAAGCCCGGCATCAGCGGCTGAACGCAGCTGAATCCGATCGCCTGGCGCGCCTGGCGCGCATCTTCGCAAGGGCGCTGGACGTGCTTGAGGACGAGGAGAAGGCGCGGCGTTGGCTGCATAAGCCGAATCGTTCACTCGGCGGACGGGTCCCCCTGAGGGTCATGGATACCGACATCGGTGCCTTGGAAGTAGAGCGCGTCCTGGGACGTCTTGAGCACGGAATCTTCGGTTGACACGGGTCTGGCGGCTTGTAAAGTCACGCTTTTCGGCAACTGCGTTCGACGGGGAGGGGGCTCGCAGGCAAGCCGGCCGGTGGAACTCGGAAGGTACGCCGATCGTATACACCGCGTCGACCGTATCTTTGGCTGCCCTGGAGCTGCTGGTGCATGCGGACGTGGAGGATATGCCCACGGGCTACGTGGCAATCCCCGCCGACATTCCCGAATCCGTTCGAATCGAGACGATCGATATCTCCACGCTGCCAATGCATTGGCGCGGTAGCGCACCGTATCCGCGCAGGTGCCAGACGCTCGGGGATGCCTGGGTCGTATCAAAACGCACGGCAGTGCTGGCGGTTCCTTCCGTCGTCGTCCCGATGGAGCGGAACTACCTTCTCAATCCCGCGCATCCCGACTTTCGGAAGCTCGTTATCGGCAAACCGGATATATTCAGGTTCGACGGGAGGCTTTTGCCCGGTAAACGATGAGGAGGAATATTTGGACCGCGAACCAACACGGAAGCGATGCGCCTGGCCGGGAAGCGACCCGCTTTATGTTGCCTATCACGACCATGAATGGGGAGTGCCGGTCCACGACGACCGGCTCCTGTTCGAGTTCCTGACGCTGGAAGGCGCCCAGGCAGGTCTCTCATGGATCACAATCCTTCGCAAACGGCAGGCTTACCGGGAGGCATTCGACGGATTCGACCCCGAGGCTGTGGCACGGTTCGACGGCGCGAAGGTAGCGGAACTCCTGGCCAACGATCGCATCGTACGCAATCGCCTGAAGTTAGAGTCCGCCGTCACCAATGCGCGTGCGTTCCTGAAGATCCGGGATGAGTTCGGCTCCTTCGACGCCTACCAGTGGCGTTTCGTGGATGGCCGGCCGATCCGGAACGCGTGGAAGCGCATCCAGGAGATTCCGGCCAGCACCCCGGTTTCCGATGCCATGAGCCGCGACCTGAAGAAGCGAGGATTTCGCTTCGTCGGAACCACCATCTGCTACGCTCACATGCAGGCGGTGGGAATGGTCAACGATCACACCGTGGATTGTTTCCGCTGGAAGCAACTTTGCTCCGGTAACCGCAGATAACCCTGCGGAACCGCTCATGGCCGACCATGCTTCAAGCGACGCAGCACGGTGTTCAAGTCATTAAATGAACGCGGGTTCGAGCGTCACTTCCGTCCGGATGGAGTTAGAGATAAGGCAATTCCGCTCGGATTTGTGGAGTATCTCCTCCGCCTTCGCCCTGTCCTCGGCCGATCGAAGCGCGATCCGCGGGCGCACGACCATTTTCGTGAACACGAAACGATTGTCCACGAATTCGAGGAGTCCTTCCGCATCGCTTTCGTATTTATCGAAAGCGAGCCCGGCGCGGCCTGCAAACGCCAGGAACGTGGACATGATGCAAACGTTTACGGAGGCGACGAAAAGGTCCTCGGGGGACCAGATCCCCTCGTGCCCCTTGAACTCGGGCGGGGTGCCGGCCTCGATGGAAGCCTTCCCGGCTGAGGTCAGCTCTGCTTTCTTCTCTCCCGTCCATCGGACGGATGTCCAATACTTGTAGCTCCTGGCGCCGATCGTCACCTTTCCCTCCCTGATGCGGTTCTTGACAATTATTCTATTTCAACGCTTGCAACTCCGGATGTGAAAAAGGCACGGACGGCGGCGGCAACCTGCCGGACATGATAAGCGGATACGACGATGTACGTAACCTGGTCTTGCTGGTCGAGGAGATGAAGGAGGCCGGTCTTTCCGAAACGGATATGCGGTCATACATGGGCGGTAATTTCCTTCGAGTGCCGGGAGCGTGTATAGGGTAAGACCAAAGACTTCATTGACAGGCACGAACGATCGTGCTATTAAATTGCGAATGACCAAAGGGACGGAAACCAAACTAACCATCCTGGGAACGGCGCTCGACCTGGCCAGCCGTCTTGGGCTCGAGTCCGTGACCATAGGCACATTGGCGAAAGCGACCGGGATGTCGAAGAGCGGCCTTTTCGCGCATTTCAAGTCGAAGGAAAACCTACAGATCGAACTTTTGCGGTATGCCGGAGAGATGTTCTCGCATGATGTGGTCGTCCCCGCGCTTCGCCTCGAATCCGGCGAGCCCCGAATACGGGCGCTGGTCGGAAACTGGGTGCGCTATTCGCTAAGTCTTGGCGGCGGGTGCATCTTCGTCACTGCGAGCACCGACTTCAAGGATCGTCCGGGGAAGGTCAGGGATTTCCTGCTTTCCCAGCAGGAGTCGTGGCTCGAGTGCCTGCGCCGCGTCGCGAAGTCGGCCGCGGATACCGCCTATTTCCGGAATGACATCGACTGCGACCAGTTCGCGTTCGATCTCTACTCCTTGCTTCTGGGATTCCACCTCTACCGCACGTTGCTTGGCAGTGAAGAGACGGAAGAAAGACGTCAGGCTGCATTGGATCGCTTGTTGAAATCCTACCGGCGAACCGCCTCCGCGGGAAAATCCGGACGGCGAGGATCGGCGGGCACGACCAAAACCCGTTAACTGTTCCAGGAGGATATATGGCGAACCGGGAAAGAGTCTCCTACCGACATAGCACGAACGTTCGTTCTCTAATAGTTCGCGAATGGGCGATACGACATGTCTTCCAGGCACTGTCGTTCGCCTCTCCCCGGCTGGCAGGAAGGTTCGTCGAAAAGCTCTTCTTCACTCCAGGTTCGTAAGCACCTTCGGTGGAGGAGCAGTGGCGGCTACAACAGGGAGACCCCTTCGAGGTCACGGTCCACGGCCGGACAATACGGGGGTGGCGGTGGGGTTCCGTGCGAAACGCACGCAGCCGCGTGGTCAGACGAAAGGGAACCGCGGCATCAGGCTCCCCCTTGGGGATAGGGAGGTTGTGTCATGCCACTATATGAAGAAATATTGAGAGCCTACCGTCAAGGATGCGCTGAAGAACGTATGGACACTTACCTCGCGAATCCGGGTCTCAGGGTCCGGTTCGATGAGATCGAGCGGGAAGAGGATGGCATGACGACGACCGGGAAGGTAGCAATGGAAACCCCCCTGTTTCGCCGGCGGGCATGTTGTTGACCCGCCGAATTGTCCGGCTCGCCCACGGCATCAAAAAAGAGCACCCGAACATGACCGGGCGCGGTGTCACAGGAGGATCGCATGAGCGACGAGACCGGATTGGGAATATTGTTTCTGCTCATATCCTTGAGTATCGTGCTTTTCGCGGGGGCGGCGGTCGGAGCGTGGCTGCTGCACAAGCGTTACCCCGGCATGGGCGGAAAAGGATCCGGGCAAGTCCTCGCCCGCCCCGAGGGCGTAAAAGCGGAGGGCGAGGACCTGTGGGGCGACGAAGGGGGCGGGGGCGAGTCGGCGCGAAACAGGGCGGCGTAGAACGGGAAAGCTGTCTCTAAAGTGCCGGATCCTATTCCTTTGCGGCACCATTCCTTTGCGGCACTTGTCTAAATACGAAACTTTAATATACCCTTACCCAACGATGGGATCGCTGTCGGTCCATGTGAGGGGGCAATTTTTTGCGCAACCGAAGCCGTAAATCCTCCTACGATGCCAAAGCCCAGGCAACGAGACGGATGATCATCATGGAAGCAACGAAGCTGTTCGCCCGACAAGGCTTTCATAAAACAACGGTCGCCGACATCGCAAAGGCGATCGGGATGACGCAAGGGGCGCTTTTTCACCATTTCCCCAACAAGAGAGCCCTGCTCGACGCCGTGGTGGACGGGCGGGCTCGAGGGATCGAAAGCTACCGTTCCTTGTTGAAGAAGAAAGGGCGCTCTGCGGAAACGGTCCGTGAGGTGGTCGACCTCATGGTCGAACATTTCAACAGGAATCCCGAAGCGACCACCTGCCTGGCGGCCCTCACTACCGAGTTCGCAGGAACGGACGATCCTTCCCTGGCCAAGATCCGTCAAGCCTGTGACATATTCGTCGACACGTTCGAAAACGTTTTGGCGAACCACCCGGCGATCCGTAATCCGCGCGCGGCTGCCATTGCCTTCTTCGGCGCGGTGCAGGGGATCGCGATCCAGGGTCTGCTGCGGGAGAAGAAAGTCCCCATAGATAAAATGGCGGACGCATTCCTGGGCATGATCAATTTACCGAAAAAATGGTGAGCGGCGCCCTCGTTGCAGGGGGAAATATCGCCCCTTGACATAGCGCATACTATCTACTATGTTTTCGGGAACCGCCGGGACGAACTCGGCGGAAAGAACGGATTCCCGGCAGTATTGAAGACAACGATCTTGGAGGAGCTATGAACCGGATCGGAAAAGCCGCTGTATTGGGCTCCGGAGTAATGGGGGCTACGATCGCGGCCCATTTGGCGAACGCAGGATTCCCCGTCCTGTTGCTTGATTTGGTTCCCGAAAATCTCACTGAGTCCGAGAAGTCCGGAGGGCTCGCCCTTACTGATCCGAAGGTCCGAAACAGAATTGCGGCGGCCGGACTCGAGGGATTGAGAAAGATGAGGCCGTCGCCGTTTTACCGGCCCGAATATGTTTCGTATATCGAAACGGGGAATTTCGAGGACGACGCAAGAAGGCTCGCCGAATGCGATTGGGTGATCGAGGCCGTAATAGAAAACATGGATATCAAGAAGCGGCTCCTCGCCGGCACGGTGGTTCCCCACTTAAGGGATGGGGCCATCCTGTCCACGAATACAAGCGGCCTTTCCGCCAACGAGATGGCGGAGATCCTTCCGGCGCCGATACGAAAGAATTTCCTGGTTACTCATTTCTTCAATCCTCCCCGTTTCATGCGTCTCGTGGAAATCGTCTCGACTCGTCATACGGAACCGGGCGTGGCTGCCTTCATGGCCGACTTCATCGAACGGCGCCTCGGCAAGGGCGTTGTCCAGGCAAAGGACACCCCGAACTTCATCGCGAACCGGATCGGCGTGTACTCCATGTATAACGCCATGCGCCACATGGTGGACATGGGCATGACCGTCGAGGAGGTTGATGCCGTTGCCGGATCGGCCACCGCCCGTCCAGGGAGCGGCATATTCGGCACCGCCGACCTTGTGGGAATCGATACCCTGATCCACGTGGGTAACAACTCCTTTTCTCTCCTCTCCGAAGACGAGGAACGGGACGTTTTCCGGATCCCCTTTTTTCTCCAGGAAATGGCGAATAAGGGGCTTCTCGGGAACAAGAGCAAGCAGGGGTTTTACAAGAAGGTGAAGGGGGAAAAGGGGGACTCGAAACATTATTACGATTACATCTCGGGCAAATACGACGAGTGCCGCCGCCCGACCTTTCCCTCTGTGGGCGCCGCAAAGGCCTGCGGCGATCCGGCGAAGAGACTGGCGGCGGTAGTCGCCGGTCGCGACAAGGGAGCGGAGTTTGCCTGGAGGACCCTCCGCGACACGTTGATCTACGCCTTCCGCCGGATTCCCGAGATCGCCGACGACATCGCCAGCGTCGACGATGCGATGAAATGGGGCTTCAACTGGGATATTGGCCCTTTCGAGATGCTGGACGCCATCGGGGTATCCGAGTTCGTCCGGAGGACGGAGCGCGAAGGATTCAAGGTTCCCGGGAAACTGAAAAGCGTCGAAAGGTTTTACGAGGAACGGCATGGGAAAGCATGCCGCCTGGATCTGGCCGGGGGACGATACGCGGAGGTGCGGAGACCTCAGGACGCGGTAAACCTATCCATCCTCAAGAAGAGCGGCGGCCTGGTCGATGGCATTCCGGGCGCATCCGTCGTCGATCTGGGGGACGGCGTCTTCTGCCTCGAATTCCACACCAGGATGAACGCGATCGATGACGGGATCCTTTCCATGACCGGCAAGGCGATCCGCCGGGCCGAAGAGGAGGGCGTAGGGCTGGTGATCGCCAACCAGGGGCGTGTCTTCTCAGCCGGGGCCGACCTTGCGAACCTGGCGGGAATGATCATGAAAGGCGCTTATAAAAGCATCGACCGCATGGTTAAAAATTTTCAGACGACCGTCATGGAGTTGAAGTACTCCGGCGTTCCGGTGGTCGCGGCGCCCCATGGCAGCGCCCTCGGCGGAGGGTGCGAAATATGCCTCCACTCCGACGCTATCAACCCTCATGCGGAAACGTACATGGGGCTGGTCGAGATCGGCGTAGGGCTGCTCCCCGCAGGCGGGGGGACGAAGGAAATGGCGATCCGGGCGATCCGCCGGGCAGAAGAAGGCGAGACCGACGTTTCCCCCTTCATCGCGAAGAATTTCATGAATATAGCGATGGCGAAGGTCAGTTCTTCGGCCGCGGAGCTATACCCCATGGGATTTCTCCGCCACGGGGACGCGATTACGATGAACCTCGACAGGCGGATCTCCGACGCTAAACGGAAAGTCCTCGCCCTTTCCTGCAACTATCGGCCTTCCCGGCCTCTGACCGGCCTGAAGGCGCCGGGCCGGAGCGTGGGAGCGACCCTTAAGGCTCAACTTTGGAACATGAAGATGGGCGGGTTCGTCACGGAATACGAGGAGCACCTCGGAGGAGTCGTCGCAGGCGTTATCACAGGAGGAGACGTGCCCGCCGGTACGCCGATCACGGAAGAGTACCTGCTGGACCTCGAAAGGGATGCCTTCGTCGCCTTGTGCGGACGGAAGGAGACGCTGGAGCGCATAGAGCACATGCTGAAAAAAGGGAAAGCGCTGCGAAACTGAGGGGGAGACGGATGAAGAACGCCTATATCCTTGCGGCCTACCGAACGCCTGCATGCCGTGCAAAAAGGGGGAAGCTCAAGGACGTCCGGCCGGACGACCTGGCCGCGGTTGCCTTGAAAGGACTGCTGGAACGGGCCGATATCGACCCGATGGAGATAGAGGACATCCTGATCGGTTGCGCTTTCCCCGAAGGAGAACAGGGATTCAACATGGCCAGAATGGCCGCGCTGAAAGCGGGAGTGCCTTACCAGGTTCCCGCGCAGACCGTCAACCGCTTCTGCTCCTCGGGCTTGCAGACCATCGCGACGGCGGCCGAACGGATCATGGCGGGATTGGCACACTGCATCGTCGCGGGGGGAGCCGAGAGCATGAGCTGCGTCCCTCTGGGTGGAAACAAATACAGCGCCAACCCTTCGCTATTCTCCAATTGGCCTGAAACGCATGCGGCGATGGGAATCACCGCGGAGATCGTCGCCGGGAAGTACGGCATCACCCGGGAGGAACAGGATCTCTTTGCATGTGCAAGTCATGCAAAGGCGGCATCCGCCATCGACGGAGGAAAATTCCGGGAAGAGATCATCCCCGTGGACGTGGAAACGTGCGCGGTTGTGGACGGGAAGATACGAAAAGGGAAAGAGATCGTGGATCGGGACGACGGCGTCCGGAAGGATACGACGCCGACAGGATTGGCCAAGCTGAAACCGGCGTTCAAGGTCGGCGGCACGGTGACTGCGGGAAACACCTCCCAGACGACCGACGGCGCCGCGGCAGTCCTTGTAGTGTCGGAGGAATTCCTGAAAAGTCACGAAATCATTCCCCTTGCACGTTTCGTCTGTTTTGCGGTCCGTGGGGTGCCTCCGGAAATCATGGGTATCGGACCGGCGGAAGCGATTCCGGCAGCCCTTAAAACCGCGGGACTTCGCCAGGAAGAGATCGGCCTCGTCGAACTGAACGAAGCGTTCGCGTCGCAGGCCATCGCCTGCATGAAACTGCTGGGGATGGATCCCGCCGTGGTGAACGTGAACGGAGGCGCGATCGCTCTGGGACATCCTCTCGGATGCACCGGGACGAAGCTGACCGCGACTCTGCTCCACGAGATGAAGCGAACCGGTACCCGGTACGGAATGGTCTCCATGTGCATCGGAGGCGGAATGGGCGCCGCGGGTATCTTCGAACGGATGTAAGGTCCGTACAATGCCGGGAAAATACGTTTCGAGGTGCAGACAATGACGCTGGCCCGAAAGATTTATAAGGGAGGGGAATACCTCATCGCCGAAGGGTCCTGTCAGGACGTATTCACCCCGGAGGATTTCAACGACGAGCAGAGGCAGCTCGCCGATACCATCGAACAGTTCGTGGACAATGAGGTGATGCCCAACGTCGATAAGCTGGAGAATCACGACCTGGAACTCATGGTGAGGCTTCTCAGGAGAAGCGGCGAGCTCGGACTGATTATGATCGACGCTCCGGTGGAGTACGGCGGTCTCGATCTGAACAAGGCGACGAGCATGCTGGCTTCCGAGAAGGTTTCCAGGTACGGCGGTTTCATGGTCTCTTACATGGTGCTGAACGGCATCGGCATCCTGCCGCTCGTCTATTACGGGACCGATGATCAGAAGGAGAAATACCTCGAAAAGCTCATCACAGGGGAATGGATGTCCGCCTATTGCCTGACTGAGCCGGATGCCGGGAGCGACGCTCTCGGCGCGAAAACGTCGGCCACCCTCTCTGCGGACGGGAAACATTACGTTTTGAACGGGACCAAGCAGTTCATCACCAATGGCGGTTTCGCCGACCTATACACCGTGTTCGCCAAAGTCGACAGGAAGAAGTTCACTGCATTCCTCGTAGAGCGGACGTTTCCGGGGGTCAACCCCGGTCCGGAAGAGAACAAGATGGGGATCAAGGGATCTTCCACGACGCAGGTGATACTTGAAGACGTGCACGTTCCGGTGGAAAACGTCCTGGGGGAAATCGGCAAGGGCCATAAAATCGCTTTCAACGTGCTGAACGTCGGCCGGTTCAAGCTGGGGGCGGCGGTTACCGGCAACGCCAAACACGCGTTCATCGAAGCGGTGAAATACTCAAACGTGCGGAAGCAGTTCGGAGTTCCCATCCGCACTTTCGGGGCCGTCAAGGAGAAAATCGCCGACATGGCCGCGGTCATCTTCGCATCGGAGTCCCTTGTCTACCGTCTCTCCGGCATGATCGACGACAGGCTGGCATTCATTCCGAAAG includes these proteins:
- a CDS encoding ATP-binding protein → MDKIANPFSPGAGSPPPELVGRDDILERTRVLLGRTRLKRPEKSFLLTGLRGVGKTVLLNEMERLARGNGYRTILIEAHEEKPLSILLASQLRRLLFELDRLAGMGDKVRRGLATLKGFIGAIKVKVGDVEFGLDIEPELGAADSGDIEVDLPNLFVAVGEAAEERQAPVVILVDEIQYLKKEELSALIMALHKMQQRQLPMVLIGAGLPILPALAGESKSYAERLFNFPVIGPLTETEAFKALQDPVKKAGVEFEAAALAEIYRLTQGYPYFLQEWGYQAWNQATASPITLQVVTVATETVIRRLDENFFRVRFDRLTPREKQYLRAMAYLGLGARRSGDIADVLGVQIGSLGPVRAKLISKGMIYSPSHGNMDFTVPLFDEFMLRAIPEFESRA
- a CDS encoding DUF2384 domain-containing protein, with translation MEAILRICEVLGGDRVLGRKIQSPFDLDEAVKHGLPFSSFERVCEKIALSAAEAIDLVASSSRTMARRKARHQRLNAAESDRLARLARIFARALDVLEDEEKARRWLHKPNRSLGGRVPLRVMDTDIGALEVERVLGRLEHGIFG
- a CDS encoding RES family NAD+ phosphorylase; its protein translation is MTRVWRLVKSRFSATAFDGEGARRQAGRWNSEGTPIVYTASTVSLAALELLVHADVEDMPTGYVAIPADIPESVRIETIDISTLPMHWRGSAPYPRRCQTLGDAWVVSKRTAVLAVPSVVVPMERNYLLNPAHPDFRKLVIGKPDIFRFDGRLLPGKR
- a CDS encoding DNA-3-methyladenine glycosylase I, whose translation is MDREPTRKRCAWPGSDPLYVAYHDHEWGVPVHDDRLLFEFLTLEGAQAGLSWITILRKRQAYREAFDGFDPEAVARFDGAKVAELLANDRIVRNRLKLESAVTNARAFLKIRDEFGSFDAYQWRFVDGRPIRNAWKRIQEIPASTPVSDAMSRDLKKRGFRFVGTTICYAHMQAVGMVNDHTVDCFRWKQLCSGNRR
- a CDS encoding OsmC family protein, coding for MTIGARSYKYWTSVRWTGEKKAELTSAGKASIEAGTPPEFKGHEGIWSPEDLFVASVNVCIMSTFLAFAGRAGLAFDKYESDAEGLLEFVDNRFVFTKMVVRPRIALRSAEDRAKAEEILHKSERNCLISNSIRTEVTLEPAFI
- a CDS encoding TetR/AcrR family transcriptional regulator; translated protein: MTKGTETKLTILGTALDLASRLGLESVTIGTLAKATGMSKSGLFAHFKSKENLQIELLRYAGEMFSHDVVVPALRLESGEPRIRALVGNWVRYSLSLGGGCIFVTASTDFKDRPGKVRDFLLSQQESWLECLRRVAKSAADTAYFRNDIDCDQFAFDLYSLLLGFHLYRTLLGSEETEERRQAALDRLLKSYRRTASAGKSGRRGSAGTTKTR
- a CDS encoding helix-turn-helix transcriptional regulator — its product is MEATKLFARQGFHKTTVADIAKAIGMTQGALFHHFPNKRALLDAVVDGRARGIESYRSLLKKKGRSAETVREVVDLMVEHFNRNPEATTCLAALTTEFAGTDDPSLAKIRQACDIFVDTFENVLANHPAIRNPRAAAIAFFGAVQGIAIQGLLREKKVPIDKMADAFLGMINLPKKW
- a CDS encoding enoyl-CoA hydratase/isomerase family protein; its protein translation is MNRIGKAAVLGSGVMGATIAAHLANAGFPVLLLDLVPENLTESEKSGGLALTDPKVRNRIAAAGLEGLRKMRPSPFYRPEYVSYIETGNFEDDARRLAECDWVIEAVIENMDIKKRLLAGTVVPHLRDGAILSTNTSGLSANEMAEILPAPIRKNFLVTHFFNPPRFMRLVEIVSTRHTEPGVAAFMADFIERRLGKGVVQAKDTPNFIANRIGVYSMYNAMRHMVDMGMTVEEVDAVAGSATARPGSGIFGTADLVGIDTLIHVGNNSFSLLSEDEERDVFRIPFFLQEMANKGLLGNKSKQGFYKKVKGEKGDSKHYYDYISGKYDECRRPTFPSVGAAKACGDPAKRLAAVVAGRDKGAEFAWRTLRDTLIYAFRRIPEIADDIASVDDAMKWGFNWDIGPFEMLDAIGVSEFVRRTEREGFKVPGKLKSVERFYEERHGKACRLDLAGGRYAEVRRPQDAVNLSILKKSGGLVDGIPGASVVDLGDGVFCLEFHTRMNAIDDGILSMTGKAIRRAEEEGVGLVIANQGRVFSAGADLANLAGMIMKGAYKSIDRMVKNFQTTVMELKYSGVPVVAAPHGSALGGGCEICLHSDAINPHAETYMGLVEIGVGLLPAGGGTKEMAIRAIRRAEEGETDVSPFIAKNFMNIAMAKVSSSAAELYPMGFLRHGDAITMNLDRRISDAKRKVLALSCNYRPSRPLTGLKAPGRSVGATLKAQLWNMKMGGFVTEYEEHLGGVVAGVITGGDVPAGTPITEEYLLDLERDAFVALCGRKETLERIEHMLKKGKALRN
- a CDS encoding thiolase family protein, which produces MKNAYILAAYRTPACRAKRGKLKDVRPDDLAAVALKGLLERADIDPMEIEDILIGCAFPEGEQGFNMARMAALKAGVPYQVPAQTVNRFCSSGLQTIATAAERIMAGLAHCIVAGGAESMSCVPLGGNKYSANPSLFSNWPETHAAMGITAEIVAGKYGITREEQDLFACASHAKAASAIDGGKFREEIIPVDVETCAVVDGKIRKGKEIVDRDDGVRKDTTPTGLAKLKPAFKVGGTVTAGNTSQTTDGAAAVLVVSEEFLKSHEIIPLARFVCFAVRGVPPEIMGIGPAEAIPAALKTAGLRQEEIGLVELNEAFASQAIACMKLLGMDPAVVNVNGGAIALGHPLGCTGTKLTATLLHEMKRTGTRYGMVSMCIGGGMGAAGIFERM